A region from the Acyrthosiphon pisum isolate AL4f chromosome A1, pea_aphid_22Mar2018_4r6ur, whole genome shotgun sequence genome encodes:
- the LOC100161299 gene encoding zinc finger protein 271-like, producing MKNTYVLNKLFINNCKLTTHRRIGQMENKPYLCDVCGKSFSVSSRLMVHRRTHTVERPYACNVCDKYFTQSGQLTVHRRTHTSERPYACNVCDKYFNQSSHLTVHRRTHTGEKPYACDVCDKYFTQSGQLTVHRRTHTGEKPYACDVCDKSFSEGSKLMVHRRTHTGEKPYACDVCEKSFSVRHNLTYHRRTHTGEKPYACDVCDKSFSVRHNLTYHRRTHTGEKPYACDVCDKSFSVRCNLTSHRRTHTGEKPYACNLCDKYFTQSGQLKVHRRTHTGEKPYACDVCDKYFTQSGQLTVHRRTHTGEKPYACDVCDKSFSEGSKLMVHRRTHTGEKPYACDVCDKSLYVSSNLTYHRRTHTGEKPYACDVCDKSLYVSSNLTYHRRTHTGEKPYACDVCDKSFSEGSKLMVHRRTHTGEKPYACDVCDKYFTQSGQLTVHRRTHTGEKPYACDVCDKSFSEGSKLMVHRRTHTGEKPYACDVCDKSLYVSSNLTYHRRTHTGEKPYACDVCDKSFSEGSKLMVHRRTHTGEKPYACDVCDKYFTQSGQLTVHRRTHTGEKPYACDVCDKSFSEGSKLMVHRRTHTGEKPYACDVCDKYFTQSGQLTVHRRTHTGEKPYACDVCDKSFSEGSKLMVHRRTHTGEKPYACDVCEKSFSVRHNLTYHRRTHTGEKPYACDVCDKSFSVRHNLTYHRRTHTGEKPYACDVCDKSFSVRCNLTSHRRTHTGEKPYACNVCDKYFTQSGQLKVHRRTHTGEKPYACDVCDKYFTQSGQLTVHRRTHIGEKPYACDVCDKSFSEGSKLMVHRRTHTGEKPYACDVCDKSLYVSSNLTYHRRTHTGEKPYACDVCDKSFSEGSKLMVHRRTHTGEKPYACDVCDKSLYVSSNLTYHRRTHTGEKPYACDVCDKSFSEGSKLMVHRRTHTGEKPYACDVCDKYFTQSSHLTVHRRTHTGEKPYACDVCDKYFTQSGQLTVHRRTHNGEKPYACNVCDKSFSEGSKLMVHRRTHTGEKPYACDVCDKSLYVSSNLTYHRRTHTGEKPYACDVCDKSFSEGSKLMVHRRTHTGEKPYACDVCGKYFTQSGQLTVHRRTHTGEKPYACDVCDKSLYVSSNLKYHRRTHTGEKPYACDVCDKYFTQSGHLTVYRRTHTGEKPYTCSVCDKSFSEGSKLMVHRRMHTGEKPYACDVCDKSIDQRLIHYPSVIILKDD from the coding sequence atgaaaaacACTTacgtgttaaataaattatttataaacaattgtaaACTGACGACACACCGGCGCATCGGACAAATGGAGAATAAACCTTACCTGTGCGATGTATGTGGAAAGTCGTTCTCTGTGAGTAGCAGATTGATGGtacatcgacgcacgcacaccGTCGAAAGACCATACGCATGCAATGTATGTGACAAGTATTTCACTCAAAGTGGACAATTGACAGtacatcgacgcacgcacactAGCGAAAGACCATACGCATGCAATGTATGTGACAAGTATTTCAATCAAAGTAGCCATTTGACAGtacatcgacgcacgcacactggcgaaaaaccaTACGCATGTGATGTATGTGACAAGTATTTCACTCAAAGTGGCCAATTGACGGtacatcgacgcacgcacaccGGTGAAAAACCATACGCATGTGATGTATGTGACAAGTCGTTCAGTGAAGGTAGCAAATTGATGGtacatcgacgcacgcacaccGGCGAAAAACCATACGCATGCGATGTATGTGAAAAGTCGTTCTCTGTGAGACACAATTTGACATAtcatcgacgcacgcacactggcgaaaaaccaTACGCATGCGATGTATGTGACAAGTCGTTCTCTGTGAGACACAATTTGACATAtcatcgacgcacgcacaccGGAGAAAAACCATACGCATGCGATGTATGTGACAAGTCATTCTCTGTGAGATGCAATTTGACATCtcatcgacgcacgcacaccGGCGAAAAACCATACGCATGCAATTTATGTGACAAGTATTTCACTCAAAGTGGTCAATTGAAGGtacatcgacgcacgcacactggtgaaaaaccataCGCATGTGATGTATGTGACAAGTATTTCACTCAAAGTGGCCAATTGACGGtacatcgacgcacgcacaccGGTGAAAAACCATACGCATGTGATGTATGTGACAAGTCGTTCAGTGAAGGTAGCAAATTGATGGtacatcgacgcacgcacactggcgaaaaaccatacgcatgcgatgtatgcgacaagtcgttgTATGTGAGTAGCAATTTGACATAtcatcgacgcacgcacaccggcgaaaaaccatacgcatgtgatgtatgcgacaagtcgttgTATGTGAGTAGCAATTTGACATAtcatcgacgcacgcacaccGGCGAAAAACCATACGCATGTGATGTATGTGACAAGTCGTTCAGTGAAGGTAGCAAATTGATGGtacatcgacgcacgcacactggcgaaaaaccaTACGCATGTGATGTATGTGACAAGTATTTCACTCAAAGTGGCCAATTGACGGtacatcgacgcacgcacaccGGTGAAAAACCATACGCATGTGATGTATGTGACAAGTCGTTCAGTGAAGGTAGCAAATTGATGGtacatcgacgcacgcacactggcgaaaaaccaTACGCATGCGATGTATGTGACAAGTCGTTGTATGTGAGTAGCAATTTGACATAtcatcgacgcacgcacaccGGCGAAAAACCATATGCATGTGATGTATGTGACAAGTCGTTCAGCGAAGGTAGCAAATTGATGGtacatcgacgcacgcacaccggcgaaaaaccatacgcatgcgatgtatgcgacaagtATTTCACTCAAAGTGGCCAATTGACAGtacatcgacgcacgcacaccGGTGAAAAACCATACGCATGTGATGTATGTGACAAGTCGTTCAGTGAAGGTAGCAAATTGATGGtacatcgacgcacgcacactggcgaaaaaccatacgcatgcgatgtatgcgacaagtATTTCACTCAAAGTGGCCAATTGACAGtacatcgacgcacgcacaccGGTGAAAAACCATACGCATGTGATGTATGTGACAAGTCGTTCAGTGAAGGTAGCAAATTGATGGtacatcgacgcacgcacaccGGCGAAAAACCATACGCATGCGATGTATGTGAAAAGTCGTTCTCTGTGAGACACAATTTAACATAtcatcgacgcacgcacactggcgaaaaaccaTACGCATGCGATGTATGTGACAAGTCGTTCTCTGTGAGACACAATTTGACATAtcatcgacgcacgcacaccGGAGAAAAACCATACGCATGCGATGTATGTGACAAGTCGTTCTCTGTGAGATGCAATTTGACATCtcatcgacgcacgcacaccGGCGAAAAACCATACGCATGCAATGTATGTGACAAGTATTTCACTCAAAGTGGCCAATTGAAGGtacatcgacgcacgcacactggtgaaaaaccataCGCATGTGATGTATGTGACAAGTATTTCACTCAAAGTGGCCAATTGACGGtacatcgacgcacgcacaTCGGTGAAAAACCATACGCATGTGATGTATGTGACAAGTCGTTCAGTGAAGGTAGCAAATTGATGGtacatcgacgcacgcacactggcgaaaaaccatacgcatgtgatgtatgcgacaagtcgttgTATGTGAGTAGCAATTTGACATAtcatcgacgcacgcacaccGGCGAAAAACCATACGCATGTGATGTATGTGACAAGTCGTTCAGCGAAGGTAGCAAATTGATGGtacatcgacgcacgcacaccggcgaaaaaccatacgcatgcgatgtatgcgacaagtcgttgTATGTGAGTAGCAATTTGACATAtcatcgacgcacgcacaccGGCGAAAAACCATACGCATGTGATGTATGTGACAAGTCGTTCAGTGAAGGTAGCAAATTGATGGtacatcgacgcacgcacactggcgaaaaaccaTACGCATGTGATGTATGTGACAAGTATTTCACTCAAAGTAGCCATTTGACAGtacatcgacgcacgcacactggcgaaaaaccaTACGCATGTGATGTATGTGACAAGTATTTCACTCAAAGTGGCCAATTGACGGtacatcgacgcacgcacaACGGTGAAAAACCATACGCATGTAATGTATGTGACAAGTCGTTCAGTGAAGGTAGCAAATTGATGGtacatcgacgcacgcacactggtgaaaaaccataCGCATGCGATGTATGTGACAAGTCGTTGTATGTGAGTAGCAATTTGACATAtcatcgacgcacgcacaccGGCGAAAAACCATATGCATGTGATGTATGTGACAAGTCGTTCAGCGAAGGTAGCAAATTGATGGtacatcgacgcacgcacaccGGCGAAAAACCATACGCATGCGATGTATGCGGCAAGTATTTCACTCAAAGTGGCCAATTGACAGtacatcgacgcacgcacaccggcgaaaaaccatacgcatgcgatgtatgcgacaagtcgttgTATGTGAGTAGCAATTTGAAATAtcatcgacgcacgcacactggtgaaaaaccatacgcatgtgatgtatgcgacaagTATTTCACTCAAAGTGGCCATTTGACGGTGTatcgacgcacgcacactggcgaaaaaccaTACACGTGTAGtgtatgcgacaagtcgttcagTGAAGGTAGCAAATTGATGGTACATCGACGCATGCACACCGGCGAAAAACCATACGCATGCGATGTATGTGACAAGTCGATTGATCAAAGATTAATTCATTATCCAagtgtcataatattaaaagacgATTAa